ATTACCTCTATAATGGTGTTTCTACTGGGCCTGGATCAAGCCGGGGTAGAGGTCATCGGTCAACTGCCCACCGGGTTTCCTCCGTTGGTCAAACTGCCCTTGTTTGACCTGGAATATCTTAGCCGCCTGGCCACCGGCGTTTTGGCCATTGGCGCCATTGGCCTGGTGCAAACCACCGCCATTGTTAGGGCAATAGCCGGCCAAACCGGCCAGCGTTTGGACAGCAACCAGGAATTTGTGGGGCAGGGCCTGGCCAATATCGCCGCCGGATTTTTTTCCGGCTATCCTGGCGCAGCTTCGTTTGCCCGTTCCGCCATTAACCTCAAAGCGGGCGCGCAAACCCCGTTGAGCGCTATATTTGCCAGCTTATTTGTGCTTCTGGTGATGCTCACCCTGGCCCCCCTGGCCGCTTATCTGCCGTTAACGGCCCTGGCCGGGGTTTTGACCATCACCGCCTTTTACCTGATTGACCGGACAGAGATCATCCGCATCTGGCAGGGCGCCCGCGGCGATGCCGTGATTATGCTGGCTACATTATTTGGCACCTTATTCCTGCGCATCGAATTTGCCATTCTGGTGGGCATTCTGCTCTCTTTTGCCCACTATTTAATGAGAACCAGCCTGCCCGAGGTGTTTCCTGTGACTCCGGACGAAAGTTTTATCCATTTTGTGCGCCAACAACCCCACCAACTTTCGTGCCCCCAACTGGGCATCCTTAAAATCTCCGGAGACTTATACTTTGGCGCGGTTCAGCACGTTGAAGACGCCATTTGCCAACACTTAACCGACCACCCGGAGCAACGCTTTTTACTCTTGCGGATGCACGGCGTTAATCAATGCGATTTCAGAGGCATTCAGATGCTCGAGGCCATCAAAAAACGCTGCCGGGAACGGGGCGGGGATTTGTTCTTGATGCGGCTGGAAAAACCGGTGCTTGACTTTATGAAAACAAACGGCTTTTACGACCGGTTGGGGCCGGATCACTTTCTCACCCAAGACCATGTTATTGGACACCTTTTTCAAAAGGTGCTTGATCCGGCCATTTGCATTTATGAATGTAACGCCCGGGTTTTTGAAGAATGTCAGAACCTGCCTAAACAAACCTATCTCACCGATGGTCCCCTCCAAACCTACATGCCCATCCCCGAGGCTGTCAACGAAATCTCGCCGGAAGAATTGCACCAAAAATTACACAATGGCCGTTTGCCCCTGGTGGTAGACGTGCGCGAACCGCGCGAATTCAAACAAGGCCATATCCCGCAATCTCAACTCATTCCGCTACCCAAAATTCTGGCAAATGCCTCCACGCTGCCCCAAAACCGGGAGATTGTGGTTGTTTGCCGGAGCGGCTGGCGCAGCGCGCGAGCCATGTGCATGCTGCAAAATAAAGGTTACCGGCAGGTGCGCATTTTACGAGGCGGAATGTTGGCCTGGGAGGCCGCCGGCCTGGAAGAAGTGAGCAATAATTGATAAAATGCGCCCGGCGACTCTATTGAAGATGCATGCCAATGATGGTACAATATTAGTATTGCAGAACATTGGATCGGCGCAATCATGACCGCTCACTCGGAAAACACGCGGGGCAATGGCCTTGTTCTGGTCAATCTACAGGACATCGCCCGTTATCTTTTACGCCCTGTTTCCCTCCTTCAGGCTTACGACCGGCTCAACCTGCGGCCCGATTTCATTGCCGGGTTGACGGTGGGGGTGATATTATTGCCGCAGGCCATTGCCTACGCCCTTATTGCCGAACTGCCGCCCCAGGTTGGCCTTTACACCGCCATTATTGCCGCTATTGTGGGCGCCTTGTGGGGATCCTCTAACCACTTGCAAACCGGACCCACCAATGCCGTTTCCCTGCTTGTGCTTTCCTCACTCTTAACCATTGCCGCGCCCGGCACCATCGAATTTATGGTTGCCGCCGGGTTGATGGCGGTAATGGTCGGCGTTTTTCAAGCGGTTATGGGCCTGGCTCGTTTGGGGGTCCTGGTCAACTTTGTTTCTCATTCCGTGGTGGTTGGCTTTTCTGCCGGGGCCGGGGTTTTAATTGCCGTTAAACAACTGCCTTATTTGTTTGGGTTACAATACCCCAACCATGGGCTGCTTGAAACGGCCCACGTCCTTTTGATCCATCTCCCGGAAACGGATACAGCCACCCTGGTTTTGGGCCTGGGCGCCATTTTGCTCATTGTAGTGCTGTATAAATTCAGCCCCAAACTACCGGGGCCTTTAATTGGCATGATCATCGCCGCCGTGATGGTTTGGTTTTTGAGTTTGGACCAACAAGGCGTAACAGTAATCGGCGAATTACCCCAGGGGCTGCCCCCTTTTGCCGAACTGCCCTTTTTTAATCTGGAACTGGTGAGCCAGTTGGCCATGGGCGCCCTGGCCGTGGCCGCTATTGGCCTGGTTGAGGCCATGTCAATTGCCCGCTCCATTGCCACCCAAACCGATCAACGCCTGGAAAGCAATCAAGAGTTTGTGGGGCAAGGCCTGGCCAATATTGCCGCCGGCCTTTTCTCGGGGTATCCCTGCTCAGGCTCGTTCACCCGCTCGGCCGTAAGCTACAAAGCCGGGGCCAGAACCCCTCTGTCCAGCGTTTTTTCAGGTCTATTTGTCTTACTGGGCATGCTGGCCCTGGCCCCTTTGGCCGCTTACCTGCCCCGGGCCGCTTTAGCCGGGGTGCTCATGGTAACCGCCTACAGCATGATTGACCGAGCCGAAATAAAACGCATCTGGTACGGCGCGCGCGGCGACGCCATGATCATGGTGGTCACTTTTCTGGGTACCTTGTTTCTGGATCTGGCCTTTGCCGTGCTGGCCGGAATTTTACTTTCATTTGCGCTTTATATCATGAAAACCAGCGTGCCCCAAGTTTCCACCGTTGTGCCGGATGAAGAGTTCAAACATTTTGTTGACCACCAACCGGGCCGCCCCTTCTGCCCGCAACTGGGCATCCTCAGAATTTCGGGCGACTTATATTTTGGCGCGGTCAGCCATATTGAAGAAACCATTCACAAACACCTAAGCCAACACCCGGAGCAGCGATTTTTGTTACTGCGCATGCAGGGGGTGAACCAGTGCGATTTTAGCGGCATTCACATGCTGGAATCCGTCATGCGCCTCTGCCGCGACCGAAACGGGGACCTGTTTTTAATGAAGGTGCAGGAGCCGGTGCGATTATTTATGCAAGCCACCGGCTTTTATGACCGGCTGGGTTCCGACCACGTGCTGATGGAAGATTACGTTATTGGGTATCTGTTTCAAAAGATTCTTGATCCGGCCATTTGCATTTACGAATGTCCGGTGCGGGTGTTTAAAGAGTGTCAGAACCTGCCCAAACAAACTTATCCGCAAGATATTTCGCTGCCCGACATTCCGCCTGATACCATCCCCGACATAACGCCCCAGGACCTATGGCAGAAACTATACAACGGCCATCACCCCTCTCCTCTGGTGATAGATGTGCGCGAACCCCGCGAATTCAAACGGGGACATATTCCCCAGGCGCAGCTTGTCCCGCTACCCAAAATACTCATGGAACCGCCTGATTTTCCCCATGATCGTGACATTGTGATGGTCTGCCGGGGGGGACGGCGCAGCACGCGCGCCACCTATCTGTTGCAGGACCAGGGGTATCAAAAGGTCCGGGTTTTGCGCGGGGGTATGTTGGCCTGGGAGGCCGCCGGTTTACTGGAAGCAATTGAGTAATAACCGCCTGTATCCAAAGAGGGAAAAAATGCAAGAAAAATTTCCATACCACAACATTGGCCTTGACCTGGTGAGAGTAACCGAAGCAACCGCCCTGGTGGCCGGGCGCTGGTTAGGATTAGGCCAACGGGAAGCAGCCCACCGGGCGGCCACCGAGTCCATGTATAATGCCTTGAGCATGATCAACATTGACGGTTACATTGTTATTGGCGAAGAAGGCAGATTGGGCGAACACACGCCTCTTGATACCGGACAGAAAGTGGGCACCGGCAACGGCCCGGAAGTGGACGTGGTAGTGGATCCCATTGAGGGCACCAACTCCGTAGTGCACGGCCATCCCGGAGCCATTTC
This genomic interval from Anaerolineae bacterium contains the following:
- the sulP gene encoding sulfate permease — translated: MFTGLNHIPVYFLQPLRLFQTYKRQNLRPDLMAGLTVAIILLPQAIAFTLIAELPPVMGLYAAIVGGIVGALWGSCYQAHTGPANAISLLVLSVLLTIAPAGTPEFILAAGVVAVLVGLFQLVMGLARLGMLVNFVSHSVIVGFTAGAGILIIIKQIRHLLGLEFSSYNIFETFRQILTHLPDIHWPTMILGLSTMGFIVLLKKLAPKWPNILISMVITSIMVFLLGLDQAGVEVIGQLPTGFPPLVKLPLFDLEYLSRLATGVLAIGAIGLVQTTAIVRAIAGQTGQRLDSNQEFVGQGLANIAAGFFSGYPGAASFARSAINLKAGAQTPLSAIFASLFVLLVMLTLAPLAAYLPLTALAGVLTITAFYLIDRTEIIRIWQGARGDAVIMLATLFGTLFLRIEFAILVGILLSFAHYLMRTSLPEVFPVTPDESFIHFVRQQPHQLSCPQLGILKISGDLYFGAVQHVEDAICQHLTDHPEQRFLLLRMHGVNQCDFRGIQMLEAIKKRCRERGGDLFLMRLEKPVLDFMKTNGFYDRLGPDHFLTQDHVIGHLFQKVLDPAICIYECNARVFEECQNLPKQTYLTDGPLQTYMPIPEAVNEISPEELHQKLHNGRLPLVVDVREPREFKQGHIPQSQLIPLPKILANASTLPQNREIVVVCRSGWRSARAMCMLQNKGYRQVRILRGGMLAWEAAGLEEVSNN
- the sulP gene encoding sulfate permease, with product MTAHSENTRGNGLVLVNLQDIARYLLRPVSLLQAYDRLNLRPDFIAGLTVGVILLPQAIAYALIAELPPQVGLYTAIIAAIVGALWGSSNHLQTGPTNAVSLLVLSSLLTIAAPGTIEFMVAAGLMAVMVGVFQAVMGLARLGVLVNFVSHSVVVGFSAGAGVLIAVKQLPYLFGLQYPNHGLLETAHVLLIHLPETDTATLVLGLGAILLIVVLYKFSPKLPGPLIGMIIAAVMVWFLSLDQQGVTVIGELPQGLPPFAELPFFNLELVSQLAMGALAVAAIGLVEAMSIARSIATQTDQRLESNQEFVGQGLANIAAGLFSGYPCSGSFTRSAVSYKAGARTPLSSVFSGLFVLLGMLALAPLAAYLPRAALAGVLMVTAYSMIDRAEIKRIWYGARGDAMIMVVTFLGTLFLDLAFAVLAGILLSFALYIMKTSVPQVSTVVPDEEFKHFVDHQPGRPFCPQLGILRISGDLYFGAVSHIEETIHKHLSQHPEQRFLLLRMQGVNQCDFSGIHMLESVMRLCRDRNGDLFLMKVQEPVRLFMQATGFYDRLGSDHVLMEDYVIGYLFQKILDPAICIYECPVRVFKECQNLPKQTYPQDISLPDIPPDTIPDITPQDLWQKLYNGHHPSPLVIDVREPREFKRGHIPQAQLVPLPKILMEPPDFPHDRDIVMVCRGGRRSTRATYLLQDQGYQKVRVLRGGMLAWEAAGLLEAIE